A section of the Methanoregula sp. genome encodes:
- a CDS encoding ORC1-type DNA replication protein, with product MPETEDPSTGLFKKYLTNNRIFKDREVLRHSYRPQILPHRKPQIEEVASILAPSLRNETPSNILIYGKTGTGKTACVRYVGTELEKASSKMGPICRLVHLNCEVIDTQYRVLAQIAKSLDVSEELGSDKTRTHIPMTGWPTDQVYAELKNQLEASGGVLVIVLDEIDKLVKKSGDDTLYNLTRINSDLKNSKVSIIGISNDLSFKDFLDPRVLSSLSEEEIVFPPYNAPQLVDILAQRADGAFIAGALAEGVIPLCSALAAQEHGDARRALDLFRISGELADRDESSQVTEEHVKQAQAKIETDSMIECIATLPTQSKLILFSMLVLEKLGQNIFTSGEVSRIYQDIAPTIQLDVLTHRRITDLISELNMLGVINTRVVSRGRYGRTKEMWFDSNTDKIREVVLKDTRLNGLKDLDVSQMEAKWLKTWFR from the coding sequence ATGCCCGAAACAGAAGACCCGTCAACGGGACTATTTAAAAAATATCTCACCAACAACCGGATATTTAAGGATCGTGAGGTGCTCCGACATTCTTACCGACCTCAGATTCTCCCCCATAGAAAACCGCAAATTGAGGAGGTGGCATCAATCCTTGCACCATCACTGAGAAATGAAACCCCTTCAAATATCCTGATTTATGGGAAAACCGGCACCGGTAAGACCGCATGTGTCCGATATGTCGGAACGGAGCTGGAAAAGGCAAGCAGCAAGATGGGACCAATCTGCCGCCTTGTACATCTGAACTGTGAAGTGATTGATACCCAATACAGGGTGCTTGCCCAGATTGCCAAGAGTCTTGACGTGTCTGAAGAACTGGGAAGCGATAAAACACGTACACATATACCTATGACCGGGTGGCCTACCGATCAGGTATATGCGGAGCTCAAAAATCAGCTGGAAGCCAGTGGTGGTGTGCTGGTAATAGTGCTTGACGAGATCGACAAACTGGTAAAAAAGAGTGGCGATGATACCCTCTACAATCTTACCCGGATCAATTCCGATCTTAAAAATTCCAAAGTCAGTATTATCGGGATCTCAAACGACCTCAGCTTCAAGGATTTCCTGGATCCCCGCGTTCTCTCCTCGCTCTCTGAAGAAGAGATTGTGTTTCCCCCCTATAATGCACCACAACTGGTGGATATTCTTGCACAACGTGCTGATGGAGCATTTATTGCAGGAGCCCTTGCGGAAGGTGTTATCCCCCTGTGTTCAGCGCTTGCGGCGCAGGAACATGGAGATGCCCGCAGGGCGCTTGACCTGTTCAGGATCTCCGGGGAACTTGCAGATCGCGATGAATCCTCGCAGGTTACTGAGGAACACGTCAAACAGGCGCAGGCAAAAATTGAGACCGATAGCATGATTGAATGCATTGCAACGCTGCCAACCCAGAGCAAGCTGATCCTCTTCTCCATGCTGGTCTTAGAAAAACTGGGTCAGAATATCTTTACGAGCGGGGAAGTCTCACGCATATACCAGGATATTGCACCGACTATTCAGCTCGATGTGCTTACCCACCGCAGGATCACCGATCTGATCTCCGAGTTGAATATGCTCGGAGTGATCAACACCCGGGTTGTGAGCCGCGGACGATATGGCAGGACAAAAGAGATGTGGTTTGACTCCAACACGGACAAGATCCGCGAAGTTGTCTTAAAGGATACACGTCTCAACGGGCTTAAGGATCTTGATGTATCCCAGATGGAAGCGAAGTGGTTGAAGACTTGGTTCAGGTGA